A window of the Callospermophilus lateralis isolate mCalLat2 chromosome 7, mCalLat2.hap1, whole genome shotgun sequence genome harbors these coding sequences:
- the Dffa gene encoding DNA fragmentation factor subunit alpha produces the protein MEVTGGAPGPDEIRLLKPCLLRRNQSREQHGVAASCLEELRSKACDILAIDKSLTPVTLVLAEDGTIVDDDDYFLCLPSNTKFVALASNEKWTYSNSDGGTAWISQESVDIDETDSGAGLRWKNVARQLKQDLSSIILLSEEDLQVLINVPCSDLAQELCQSCATVQGLQNTLQQVLDQREEARQSKQLLELYLQALEKEGGILSKQEESKAALSEDVDTVDTTVSREITSEIALRGQILTVMKEKPVPELSLSNQDLELVTREDTRVLAAALNWDIKKAETVQRACDQELTLRLQQVQSWCSLRSLSARRNSLPGDPQNPKRAKHDPT, from the exons ATGGAGGTGACCGGTGGTGCTCCGGGACCAGACGAGATCCGGCTTCTAAAGCCATGTCTGCTGCGCCGCAATCAGAGCCGCGAACAGCATGGCGTGGCGGCCTCCTGCCTCGAGGAGCTGAGGAGCAAGG cCTGTGACATTCTGGCCATTGACAAGTCCCTGACACCAGTCACTCTGGTCCTAGCAGAGGATGGTACCATAGTGGATGATGATGATTACTTCCTCTGTCTGCCTTCCAACACCAAGTTTGTGGCATTGGCCAGTAATGAGAAGTGGACGTACAGCAATTCAG ATGGAGGTACAGCTTGGATTTCCCAAGAGTCCGTTGATATCGATGAAACAGACAGTGGGGCAGGACTGAGGTGGAAGAATGTGGCCAGGCAACTGAAACAAGATCTGTCCAGCATCATCCTGCTGTCAGAGGAAGACCTTCAA GTGCTTATCAACGTTCCATGTTCAGACCTGGCTCAGGAACTCTGCCAAAGCTGTGCTACTGTCCAGGGGCTCCAGAACACACTCCAGCAGGTGCTTGACCAGAGAGAGGAAGCCCGTCAGTCCAAGCAGCTCCTGGAGCTTTATCTGCAGGCCTTGGAAAAGGAGGGTGGCATCTTGTCAAAGCAGGAAG AGTCCAAAGCTGCCCTCAGTGAAGACGTGGATACAGTTGACACAACTGTCAGCAGAGAGATCACCTCTGAAATTGCACTTAGGGGCCAGATCCTCACAGTGATGAAAGAGAAGCCTGTACCTGAGCTGAGCTTGTCTAATCAGGATTTGGAG TTGGTGACCAGGGAAGATACCAGAGTGTTGGCTGCTGCCTTGAACTGGGACATAAAGAAGGCAGAAACGGTTCAACGGGCCTGTGATCAGGAGCTCACCCTGCGCCTGCAGCAGGTACAGAGCTGGTGCTCACTCAGGAGTCTTTCAGCAAGGAGGAATTCCCTGCCTGGAGACCCACAGAATCCTAAAAGAGCCAAGCATGACCCCACATAG
- the Cort gene encoding LOW QUALITY PROTEIN: cortistatin (The sequence of the model RefSeq protein was modified relative to this genomic sequence to represent the inferred CDS: inserted 2 bases in 1 codon), with product MRHLCVSVRKEGHMFSIDMYRRQNSWYWSLKYPSXSKEETHIHKTLTSGLPRRMGGSRAGGKWPWACAMLLLLLWGATATALPLESGPSHQDSTHMQEVAEIKKNGLLTFLAWWHEWTSQASPGALTGGHASEVSKRQEGPPLQQPRRQDKTPCKNFFWKTFSSCK from the exons ATGCGTCACTTATGCGTGAGTGTGAGGAAAGAGGGCCACATGTTTTCAATTGACATGTATAGACGCCAAAACAGCTGGTACTGGAGCTTAAAATACCCCAG CTCCAAAGAAGAGACCCACATCCACAAAACATTGACTTCAGGGCTGCCAAGAAGGATGGGCGGCAGCAGAGCTGGAGGGAAGTGGCCGTGGGCCTGTGCAATGCTGCTACTGCTGCTCTGGGGGGCCACAGCCACTGCTCTTCCCCTCGAGAGTGGCCCCAGCCACCAGGACAGCACG CATATGCAAGAAGTggcagaaataaagaaaaatggtcTCCTGACTTTCCTTGCTTGGTGGCATGAGTGGACTTCTCAGGCCAGTCCTGGAGCCCTTACTGGAGGGCATGCCAGTGAGGTTTCCAAACGGCAGGaaggcccaccccttcagcagccCCGTCGCCAAGATAAAACGCCCTGCAAGAACTTCTTCTGGAAGACCTTCTCCTCCTGCAAATGA